Proteins co-encoded in one Setaria viridis chromosome 9, Setaria_viridis_v4.0, whole genome shotgun sequence genomic window:
- the LOC117838945 gene encoding uncharacterized protein isoform X2, which yields MELLAKAPVLGCAGKRQLGAPVGSVVGALGRWISGAVPPPPPPRVCGTPGGPPVTAPRVRLRDGRHLAYAESGARKEDARFKVVISHGFTGSRLDTIRAAPEVAEELGVYMVGFDRAGYGQSDPNPNRSVKSAALDVEELADALGLGPKFYVIGISLGCHAVWGALKYIPDRIAGAAMMAPVVNYWWPGFPADLVAEVYAKQEVGDQWALRVSHHAPGILHWWMEQSWLPTSTVVAGTTPLPNKRDAEIRSKMKEDGTFQQKMEQATQQGIHESYYRDMMVMFGKWEFDPMSLPEPPCPVHLWQGDEDGLVPVVLQRYLASRLNWLNYHELPGTGHFLSPVPGLGDTVLRTLFG from the exons aTGGAGCTGCTGGCCAAGGCGCCCGTGCTGGGCTGCGCGGGGAAGAGGCAGCTCGGGGCCCCCGTGGGCTCCGTCGTGGGCGCGCTGGGGAGGTGGATCAGCGGggccgtgccgccaccgccgccgcccagggtGTGCGGGACGCCGGGGGGGCCGCCGGTGACGGCGCCCAGGGTGCGCCTCAGGGACGGCCGCCACCTGGCGTACGCGGAGTCCGGGGCGCGCAAGGAGGACGCGCGGTTCAAGGTCGTCATCTCCCACGGGTTCACCGGCTCCCGGCTCGACACCATCCGCGCTGCGCCG GAAGTGGCCGAAGAGCTGGGCGTGTACATGGTGGGCTTCGATCGCGCCGGGTACGGGCAGAGCGACCCCAACCCCAACCGCTCCGTGAAGAGCGCGGCGCTGGACGTTGAGGAGCTCGCGGACGCTCTGGGACTCGGCCCCAAGTTTTACGTGATCGGCATCTCCCTCGGATGCCATGCCGTCTGGGGCGCCCTCAAGTACATCCCCGACAG GATCGCTGGTGCGGCCATGATGGCGCCAGTGGTGAACTACTGGTGGCCGGGTTTCCCCGCTGACCTGGTCGCGGAGGTGTACGCGAAGCAGGAGGTGGGCGACCAGTGGGCGCTTCGCGTGTCGCACCACGCCCCGGGCATCCTCCACTGGTGGATGGAGCAGAGCTGGCTGCCCACGTCGACGGTGGTGGCCGGCACGACGCCGCTCCCCAACAAGCGCGACGCCGAGATCCGCAGCAAGATGAAGGAGGACGGCACGTTCCAGCAGAAGATGGAGCAGGCGACGCAGCAGGGCATCCACGAGTCCTACTACCGCGACATGATGGTCATGTTCGGCAAGTGGGAGTTCGACCCCATGAGCCTGCCGGAGCCGCCGTGCCCCGTGCACCTGTGGCAGGGCGACGAGGACGGCCTCGTCCCCGTGGTGTTGCAGCGGTACCTGGCCAGCCGACTCAACTGGCTCAACTACCATGAGCTCCCCGGCACCGGACACTTCCTGTCGCCGGTGCCCGGGCTGGGAGACACCGTCCTGAGGACACTTTTCGGTTGA
- the LOC117838945 gene encoding uncharacterized protein isoform X1, which translates to MWVTSMPQVWDEEGAAKGAADAVTPAPAAAMLGSLAAWLSRTIQPQPPAPRVCGTEGGPPVTAPRVRLRDGRHLAYCETGVPKEQARFKVVFSHGFTGSREDSVRPSQEVAEELGVYMVGFDRAGYGQSDPNPNRSVKSAALDVEELADALGLGPKFYVIGISLGCHAVWGALKYIPDRIAGAAMMAPVVNYWWPGFPADLVAEVYAKQEVGDQWALRVSHHAPGILHWWMEQSWLPTSTVVAGTTPLPNKRDAEIRSKMKEDGTFQQKMEQATQQGIHESYYRDMMVMFGKWEFDPMSLPEPPCPVHLWQGDEDGLVPVVLQRYLASRLNWLNYHELPGTGHFLSPVPGLGDTVLRTLFG; encoded by the exons ATGTGGGTGACTTCGATGCCGCAGGTGTGGGACGAGGAGggggcggccaagggcgccgccgacgcggtcacgcccgcgcccgccgccgccatgctggGCTCCCTCGCCGCCTGGCTCTCCCGCACCAtccagccgcagccgccggcgccacggGTGTGCGGCACCGAGGGAGGGCCGCCCGTGACGGCGCCCAGGGTCAGGCTCCGCGACGGCCGCCACCTCGCCTACTGCGAGACCGGCGTGCCCAAGGAACAGGCGCGATTCAAGGTCGTCTTCTCACACGGATTCACCGGATCCCGCGAGGACAGCGTCCGACCTTCCCAG GAAGTGGCCGAAGAGCTGGGCGTGTACATGGTGGGCTTCGATCGCGCCGGGTACGGGCAGAGCGACCCCAACCCCAACCGCTCCGTGAAGAGCGCGGCGCTGGACGTTGAGGAGCTCGCGGACGCTCTGGGACTCGGCCCCAAGTTTTACGTGATCGGCATCTCCCTCGGATGCCATGCCGTCTGGGGCGCCCTCAAGTACATCCCCGACAG GATCGCTGGTGCGGCCATGATGGCGCCAGTGGTGAACTACTGGTGGCCGGGTTTCCCCGCTGACCTGGTCGCGGAGGTGTACGCGAAGCAGGAGGTGGGCGACCAGTGGGCGCTTCGCGTGTCGCACCACGCCCCGGGCATCCTCCACTGGTGGATGGAGCAGAGCTGGCTGCCCACGTCGACGGTGGTGGCCGGCACGACGCCGCTCCCCAACAAGCGCGACGCCGAGATCCGCAGCAAGATGAAGGAGGACGGCACGTTCCAGCAGAAGATGGAGCAGGCGACGCAGCAGGGCATCCACGAGTCCTACTACCGCGACATGATGGTCATGTTCGGCAAGTGGGAGTTCGACCCCATGAGCCTGCCGGAGCCGCCGTGCCCCGTGCACCTGTGGCAGGGCGACGAGGACGGCCTCGTCCCCGTGGTGTTGCAGCGGTACCTGGCCAGCCGACTCAACTGGCTCAACTACCATGAGCTCCCCGGCACCGGACACTTCCTGTCGCCGGTGCCCGGGCTGGGAGACACCGTCCTGAGGACACTTTTCGGTTGA
- the LOC117840473 gene encoding mitochondrial inner membrane protein OXA1-like: protein MAFSARRRLATSLSHHFSRRLHPSISHLIPPHHDRSESSSSSSAAPPPPQSQPAPPFPSALLRPSRSRALTSLPLPFALHLAAHRNFSTTSSSSTPDIDVAADVLSDAASSVPVSELLSDEVASAAASIPVPPAPYAGEVAAAAAESFPPVAALQHLLDAVQSFTGLNWWVTIALTTVLIRSLTVPLLINQMKSTIKLNEMRPEIEAINEEMRNSTDPRSMEVGKQKLGELFLKHDVTPLTPLKGLFIQGPIFMSFFFAISNMVEKVPSLKGGGAYWFTDLTTPDEFIILPVLTSLTFLATVELNMQDGMEGNPMAETMKKVSRFFGVMFVPLTLGFPKAFFFYWVTSNMFSLVYGVVIRNPAVRMCLDLPPLESQPAPARMQALNLVDGPKPSPRVDSPIADKECDQSSSELSEQSSSELSEQSSSEQSDRIRDLENRAKSRGESQE, encoded by the exons atggctttCTCCGCGCGGAGGAGACTCGCCACCAGCCTCTCCCACCACttctcccgccgcctccacccctccaTCTCGCACCTCATCCCGCCCCACCACGACCGCTCCgagagctcctcctcctcctcggccgccccGCCTCCACCTCAATCTCAACCCGCACCGCCGTTCCCCTCCGCTCTTCTCCGGCCGTCGAGATCCCGAGCGCTAACTAGCCTGCCGCTCCCATTCGCCCTCCACCTCGCGGCCCACCGCAATTTCTCTACCACCTCATCCTCTTCAACACCCGACATCGATGTCGCGGCGGACGTGCTCTCCGACGCCGCCTCCTCGGTCCCCGTATCGGAGCTGCTCTCGGATGAAGTGGCTTCCGCCGCAGCCTCCATCCCAGTGCCGCCAGCGCCGTACGCGGGAGAGgtggctgccgccgcggccgaatCATTTCCTCCGGTCGCTGCCCTGCAGCACCTCCTGGACGCCGTGCAATCCTTCACTGGGCTCAACTG gtgggttacAATTGCGCTGACGACAGTGCTGATCCGGTCACTGACTGTCCCATTGCTCATCAACCAGATGAAGTCCACGATTAAGTTAAAT GAGATGAGACCAGAAATTGAAGCCATCAATGAAGAGATGCGGAAT TCAACTGATCCAAGGTCAATGGAAGTGGGGAAGCAGAAATTGGGCGAGCTATTCCTTAA ACATGATGTGACTCCATTGACACCATTGAAGGGTCTATTCATACAGGGGCCTATATTCATGAGCTTTTTCTTTGCT ATATCAAACATGGTTGAGAAAGTCCCTTCTCTCAAAGGAGGTGGTGCATATTGGTTTACTGATTTGACAACGCCTGATGAATTTATCATCCTCCCAGTGTTAACATCACTGACCTTTCTGGCTACAGTAGAG CTCAATATGCAAGATGGTATGGAAGGAAATCCTATGGCGGAAACAATGAAAAAGGTCTCCAGATTTTTTGGTGTTATGTTTGTTCCACTTACACTAGGCTTTCCAAAG GCATTTTTCTTTTATTGGGTCACATCAAACATGTTCTCGCTTGTATACGGTGTTG TTATCCGGAATCCGGCTGTAAGAATGTGCTTAGATCTTCCTCCCTTGGAATCTCAGCCAGCACCTGCACGAATGCAGGCCCTAAACCTCGTTGACGGTCCTAAGCCAAGTCCTAGAGTTGATTCTCCTATTGCAGACAAGGAGTGCGATCAATCTAGTTCTGAGCTAAGTGAGCAATCTAGTTCTGAGCTAAGTGAGCAATCTAGTTCTGAGCAAAGTGACCGTATCAGAGATCTTGAGAACAGGGCAAAATCAAGGGGTGAATCTCAAGAGTAG